In the Sphingobacterium sp. PCS056 genome, TGGTCTTATATTCCACATTTTTATTACAATTTTTATGTTTACCAGTATGCGACGTCTTTTACGGCATCTACAGCACTTTCCGAAAAAGTGTTACGAGGCACCGACGCTGATCGTCAGAAGTACCTCAATTTCCTTGCTTCGGGAAGTACCAAATACCCTGTAGACCTTCTTGTGGATGCTGGTGTCGATATGAATACATCTGAACCTTTTGATCTGACAATTGCTAAAATCAATAAAGTCATAGCAGAGATGGAAACTATCTTAACCAGATTAGGCAAGTAACTCTACAATTAAATACACCCAAAATAAAAGCCGTAATCATATACGGCTTTTATTTTGGGTGTATCTGAATATTGATGTTATAAAACCGCTTTACTTTGAGGCTGATCTTCTCAGGCCGATATAAATTATAATTTTATAATTCCCTTTTCAATCATTTCCAGCATTACTGGTGAAGCATTTTTAAATGTAGGCATTTGTTCAGTAAGGCTTCCTGCATTTTTTTTATTGACTTTAAACGTTAAATCCATTTCTGTCGTAAAAAGCAAAGCCGTTGTAAAAGGATTTTTAATATAAGAACTTAAAACTGTCAAAGCTTCATCAACCGAGTGGAAGTGCTCTATTTCTTCAGTTTTGTATTTTAAAGTTAAAGCAAAGTTATATCCTCCGGTATCTAAAATATGAAGTCGCACATAAATATTTTTAAGTTCAGTATCACCCATCGTTTTGGCCAAAGTAAGTTTTGCAAAAGTTCCTTGGTTGATACTTGATATTATTTGGTCATAAAATTCAACAAAAATAGTCTGATATGGCATTTTAATATAGTTTGAACTGCAAAATTACACTAAGTAGTTGACAAGTACCTTCTTTTTTTACAAAAAGAGATTGAATACACCCCAGCTACATACAAATAGTCCAGATGATAGCATATAATAAGACTCAAGGACATCCTCTCTTTTCTACAGCAATCTTATACATTGATTATAAAATTCTCAAATATCGAGCTGGCACTTGTTCTGTGAGCCATACCCCATTTTCTGATAAATAGAAAGTATACCCATCCTGTGCCATCTGTTGTGCTAAGACCGTTATTATGACTGGTTTTCCATGTCTTTGCCCAACTTTTAAAGCCGTTTCCTTTTCTTTACTAAGATGCACGTGTTGACGATTAAGTTTCTCAATCCCGGTTTCCAGAATGGAGGGGACAAATTGTTGTGCTGTACCATGATAAAGCACCAAAGGTGGAGTTTGAGTTTCTAATGCAAGATCAATAGGTACAGAATGACCTTGATTTGCTCTAATCTTCTGAAAGGAAGGGTCAAAAATAAATCTTTTTTTAGGATTTGTATCAACAATCTGTTTTAAGGTGTTAAAATCCAATTCATTATTGTGTTTATTTATTTTTTCAATCAGGTCTGTTGTATCTGCCCAGCCCTGTTCATCCAGGGTGATACCTATTGCCTCAGGCCGGTGACGAAGAACTAAACTTAAAAATTTGCTTATATGTTTATATTTGTCAGTCATTTTTTATAAATTCTTAAGAAGTTAAAATTGATTGGCTTTATCTTTTTACAGGGAAACGGATATTATATGGAGTATGATTACTGTTAGGTAAATTGATTCTCGCCTTCGTAATTTAAAATGAGTTTTCTTTTTTTTAAAGCACGAGCAGATACCCAAGCACCCATAGACAGTAAATTGAGTGAAATAATAATAGCAAATGACATCATCATTGATGTTTTTGTCTTTTAAAAATATAGTTTTTCTAAGAAATTAAAGCTAAAATAAAAAGATATTTTTGATTTCTGATAGATAAAATAAAGATCGTATTTGAAAACCGATCTGTGAGCCTACAAGTTCATCATTAAAAATCAAAAGGGCCTAATTTTCATTAGACCCTTTATCCTGACGTTTAATTGTACAGTAATCTATTATGTTTCTTATTGTTTCCTCTTTTTTGTTTCATTATCCAAGGCATTTTACATGCATATTTGGTTTTTTTTACTGTACCACGTCGTTTATGTTTTATGCTTCCAAAAGCATATTTATTATCTTTAGTATGATAAGAACACCTGTTATTTAAAAAAGTTCAAAAATATGACTAGATTTTTTTAAATTACTCGCAAATAACATAAATTTTGAAACCATCAATTTTACAAATCAGTCAATTGCTAACAGATCGATTGACACTGATTCCATATACTATACCTATATGTACGCATATATTAAATCAAGAATTTGATTTTTTAAAGAAGATGAATCTGAGAAAAGGTAGAGGTTGGCCTGATGATGATGTGCTGGAAACTTTACCAAAAATAATCAACAATCTTTCCGAAATTGGAGCACCCACAGGATTCGAATCGTGGATGATTATTAAAAATGAAACATTGGAAATAATTGGCGATATTGGTTTTAAGGGATTTAATCAAAAAGAACAACTTATAGATCTCGGATATGGGATTATACTTGGAGAACGAAGACAGGGATATGCTGAGGAAGCCGCAAAAGTTCTTATAGGATGGGCTTTTAAACAAAGCAACGTAAAAGAAATTACGGCACAATGTCTTATTGGCAATGTA is a window encoding:
- a CDS encoding RNA 2'-phosphotransferase, translating into MTDKYKHISKFLSLVLRHRPEAIGITLDEQGWADTTDLIEKINKHNNELDFNTLKQIVDTNPKKRFIFDPSFQKIRANQGHSVPIDLALETQTPPLVLYHGTAQQFVPSILETGIEKLNRQHVHLSKEKETALKVGQRHGKPVIITVLAQQMAQDGYTFYLSENGVWLTEQVPARYLRIL
- a CDS encoding GNAT family N-acetyltransferase, which gives rise to MKPSILQISQLLTDRLTLIPYTIPICTHILNQEFDFLKKMNLRKGRGWPDDDVLETLPKIINNLSEIGAPTGFESWMIIKNETLEIIGDIGFKGFNQKEQLIDLGYGIILGERRQGYAEEAAKVLIGWAFKQSNVKEITAQCLIGNVSSIHLLQKLNFKQIKRENCFLFWSLPSSNQIVTGKGQTFN